The following are encoded in a window of Cucurbita pepo subsp. pepo cultivar mu-cu-16 chromosome LG12, ASM280686v2, whole genome shotgun sequence genomic DNA:
- the LOC111807174 gene encoding uncharacterized protein LOC111807174, translating to MAPHGEAIPRSNNFSKAPRLSSNALQRTISDISMELGKELAITSDTKQDALPPISEIEDARCECCGMSEEYTQEYIDRMRDKFLGKLICGLCSEAVEGEVEKHGGSKEAALNAHMSACARFNKLGRAYPVLFQAEAMREMLKKSRMDGRGGLRAKSLSPRDKAAAAQKKGGIARSSSCIPAIIRTEDLNNLKLQN from the coding sequence ATGGCACCTCATGGAGAAGCTATTCCAAGGAGCAACAACTTCTCCAAGGCACCAAGGCTTTCATCCAATGCCCTCCAAAGAACAATCTCAGACATATCCATGGAGTTAGGGAAGGAGTTGGCTATAACATCGGATACCAAACAGGATGCGCTTCCACCGATATCTGAGATCGAGGATGCGCGGTGTGAGTGTTGTGGAATGAGTGAGGAGTACACTCAAGAGTACATCGATCGGATGCGAGACAAGTTCCTTGGGAAGTTGATATGCGGGCTATGCTCTGAGGCTGTGGAAGGAGAGGTGGAGAAGCATGGAGGGAGCAAAGAGGCGGCGTTGAACGCTCACATGAGCGCCTGCGCAAGGTTCAACAAATTGGGGAGGGCTTATCCGGTGTTGTTTCAGGCTGAGGCAATGAGAGAGATGTTGAAGAAGAGTAGGATGGATGGGAGAGGTGGTCTTAGAGCTAAGTCTTTGAGTCCTAGAGACAAAGCTGCAGCAGCCCAAAAGAAAGGTGGGATTGCTAGGAGTTCAAGTTGCATTCCAGCCATCATAAGAACAGAGGATCTCAACAATCTCAAACTACAAAACTAA
- the LOC111806655 gene encoding NADP-dependent malic enzyme-like isoform X1: MASLNRCVFLNKTPISSSCSPLSLKRHSESLKLSSVRSERNDRVLMESSLKDSVLELDPVSAVNDGVLGFYGEVMPMEDQGVTPWTVSVASGYTLLRNPHHNKGLAFTDKERDTHYLRGLLPPTVISQDLQVKKLLYRIRQYQVPLQKYMAMMDLQESNEKLFYKLLIEHVEELLPVVYTPTVGEACQKYGSIFRRPQGLYISLREKGKILEVLRNWPEMGIQVIVVTDGERILGLGDLGCQGMGIPVGKLSLYSALGGVRPSACLPVTIDVGTNNDKLLNDEFYIGLRQKRATGQEYEELVHEFMAAVKQNYGEKILIQFEDFANHNAFDLLEKYGKTHLVFNDDIQGTASVVLAGLIAALKLVGGTLADHKFLFLGAGEAGTGIAELIALEMFKKMNTPLEDARKKIWLVDSKGLIVSSRKESLQHFKKPWAHEHEPIQDLVDAVKVSFLPSPFKFLHKPMKVPISFQDIKPTVLIGTSGVGRTFTKDVVEAMAAINKKPIILALSNPTSQSECTAEEAYTWTEGRAIFASGSPFDPVEYNGNVFVPGQANNAYIFPGFGLGLIMSGTIRVRDDMLLAASEALAAQVTQENLDKGLIFPPFTNIRKISANIAAKVAAKAYELGLAGRLPQPKDLVKHAESCMYTPSYPNYR; the protein is encoded by the exons ATGGCTTCGTTGAATCGATGCGTTTTTCTG AATAAGACGCCAATTTCCAGTTCTTGTAGTCCTTTATCTCTGAAACGGCACTCGGAATCGTTGAAGCTTTCTTCTGTGAGATCAGAAAGAAACGACAGGGTTTTGATGGAGAGCTCATTGAAGGATTCGGTTCTTGAGTTGGACCCTGTTTCCGCTGTTAACGATGGGGTTCTTGGCTTCTACGGCGAGGTCATGCCCATGGAGGATCAGGGGGTCACTCCCTGGACCGTCTCTGTTGCTAG TGGATATACTTTACTGCGAAATCCACATCACAATAAGGGTTTAGCCTTCACGGATAAAGAAAGAGATACTCACTACTTGCGTGGTCTTTTGCCTCCTACTGTCATTTCTCAAGATCTTCAG GTGAAAAAGTTGTTGTACAGGATACGGCAGTATCAAGTTCCTCTGCAGAAATACATGGCCATGATGGATCTTCAG GAAAGCAATGAAAAGTTGTTCTATAAGCTTCTGATTGAGCATGTTGAGGAGTTGCTTCCGGTGGTTTATACTCCAACTGTAGGAGAAGCATGCCAGAAATATGGAAGCATCTTCAGGCGGCCACAGGGTCTTTATATTAGTTTGAGGGAGAA AGGGAAGATCTTAGAGGTTTTACGAAACTGGCCTGAGATGGGTATTCAAGTCATTGTTGTTACTGATGGTGAACGGATCCTTGGATTGGGTGATCTTGGCTGCCAG GGCATGGGGATTCCAGTTGGAAAGCTTTCGCTCTATAGTGCTCTTGGCGGTGTTCGTCCTTCTGCA TGCTTGCCTGTGACGATCGACGTCGGGACGAACAATGACAAGCTGTTGAATGATGAGTTCTACATTGGGCTCAGGCAAAAGAGGGCTACTGGTCAG GAATATGAGGAGCTTGTCCACGAATTCATGGCTGCAGTCAAACAGAattatggagagaaaattctCATTCAG TTTGAAGATTTCGCTAACCACAATGCCTTCGATCTGTTAGAAAAATATGGCAAGACTCACCTTGTTTTTAACGATGATATTCAG GGGACAGCATCCGTGGTCCTTGCAGGGCTTATTGCAGCTCTGAAGCTAGTTGGTGGAACATTGGCTGACCATAAATTCCTATTTCTTGGCGCTGGAGAG GCTGGCACAGGGATTGCAGAACTCATTGCTTTAGAGATGTTCAAAAAG ATGAATACCCCTTTGGAAGATGCTCGCAAGAAAATATGGCTTGTCGATTCGAAG GGTCTCATTGTTAGTTCTCGCAAGGAATCACTCCAACACTTCAAGAAACCTTGGGCACACGAGCACGAACCAATTCAAGATCTTGTTGATGCTGTGAAGGTCTCTTTCTTACCATctccattcaaatttttgcacAAACCAATGAAAGTTCCCATTTCTTTTCAGGATATCAAACCAACAGTGTTGATTGGGACATCAGGCGTGGGAAGGACATTCACTAAAGACGTCGTGGAGGCGATGGCCGCCATTAACAAG AAACCAATTATTCTTGCTCTTTCAAACCCCACTTCTCAGTCTGAATGCACTGCTGAAGAGGCGTATACATGGACTGAG GGCCGTGCTATTTTTGCTAGCGGCAGTCCATTTGACCCTGTTGAATACAACGGAAATGTCTTTGTACCTGGACAG GCAAATAATGCTTATATTTTTCCTGGCTTTGGTCTTGGATTGATCATGTCCGGTACCATCCGTGTTCGTGATGACATGCTCCTAGCAGCCT CGGAAGCTCTTGCTGCACAGGTTACACAAGAGAACTTGGACAAGGGACTCATATTCCCTCCATTTACCAACATCAGAAAGATTTCAGCAAATATTGCAGCAAAAGTAGCTGCAAAGGCTTATGAACTTGGTTTGGCCGGTCGCCTTCCTCAACCAAAGGACTTGGTGAAGCATGCCGAGAGCTGTATGTACACTCCTTCTTACCCAAACTATCGGTGA
- the LOC111806654 gene encoding casein kinase 1-like protein HD16, translated as MPVLRSGVRRGRAKQKIDVLSPIEPQGEAIATRTRRRKAAAAVKVVPNNNEKPLQEGNDQQPPPVNDKVAAEVATPEENRVSKEAFRVRGGDEFGIAEIGDAAGGAKKEEAGEKKMDDHDSGAGSNDKAHAVEEEGSTAPLPEKIQVGGSPLYRIDRKLGKGGFGQVYVGRRASTVNTNERTGPGAVEVALKFEHRSSKGCNYGPPYEWQVYNTLGGSHGVPRVHYKGRQGDYYIMVMDMLGPSLWDVWNNNAHTMSVEMVACIAIEAISILEKMHSRGYIHGDVKPENFLLGPSGTPDEKKLFLVDLGLATRWRDGSGQHVEYDQRPDVFRGTVRYASVHAHLGRTGSRRDDLESLAYTLVFLLRGRLPWQGYQGENKGFLVCKKKMATSPETLCCFCPQPFKQFVEYVVNLKFDEEPNYAKYISLFDGIIGPNPEIRPINTDGAQKLICQVGHKRGRLTLEEEDDEQPKKKVRMGMPATQWISVYNARRPMKQRYHYNVADVRLAQHIEKGNEDGLFISSVASCQNLWALIMDAGTGFSSQVYELSPHFLHKEWIMEQWEKNYYITAVAGVVNGSSLVVMSKGTQYLQQSYKVSDSFPFKWINKKWREGFYVTAMATSGSRWGVVMSRGAGFSDQVVELDFLYPSEGIHRRWDCGYRITATAATSDQAALVLSVPRRKPADETQETLRTSAFPSTHVKEKWAKNLYIASVCYGRTVS; from the exons ATGCCGGTACTGCGTAGCGGAGTGCGCAGGGGCCGGGCAAAGCAGAAGATAGACGTGTTGAGTCCGATCGAGCCTCAAGGGGAGGCCATTGCGACGAGAACAAGGAGGAGGAAGGCAGCAGCGGCAGTAAAAGTGGTGCCTAATAATAACGAGAAACCATTGCAAGAAGGAAACGATCAGCAGCCGCCACCGGTCAATGATAAGGTAGCTGCTGAGGTAGCGACTCCAGAGGAGAATCGGGTGTCGAAGGAAGCTTTTCGTGTCAGAGGTGGAGACGAGTTTGGAATTGCTGAAATAGGAGACGCTGCTGGTGGAGCCAAGAAGGAAGAAGCAggggagaagaaaatggatgatCACGACAGTGGAGCAGGAAGCAATGATAAAGCTCACGctgttgaagaagaaggaagcacAGCACCGCTTCCTGAAAAG ATTCAGGTGGGTGGTTCCCCACTCTACAGGATAGATAGAAAGCTAGGTAAAGGTGGATTTGGACAGGTTTATGTTGGACGGCGTGCCTCCACTGTTAATACAAATGAGAGAACCGGCCCGGGTGCTGTGGAG GTGGCTTTGAAATTCGAGCATAGAAGTAGCAAGGGATGTAATTATGGACCACCTTATGAGTGGCAAGTTTATAA CACTCTTGGTGGTAGTCATGGTGTACCACGGGTGCACTACAAGGGCAGACAAGGTGACTACTATATTATG GTTATGGATATGCTGGGGCCAAGCTTGTGGGATGTTTGGAATAATAACGCTCATAC aATGTCTGTTGAAATGGTTGCATGCATTGCAATTGAAGCAATATCCATATTGGAAAAAATGCACTCTCGCGG GTATATTCATGGTGATGTCAAACCCGAAAATTTTCTGCTTGGTCCTTCAGGGACCCCAGATgagaaaaagttgtttttggtCGATCTTGGACTAG CAACTAGATGGCGCGATGGTTCTGGCCAGCATGTTGAATATGATCAGAGACCTGATGTATTCAG AGGAACAGTGCGCTATGCTAGTGTACATGCTCATTTAGGAAGAACTGGTAGCCGGAGAGATGATCTAGAATCTCTTGCCTACACCCTAGTTTTCCTTCTTCGTGGTCGTCTACCATGGCAAGGATATCAG GGAGAGAACAAAGGATTCCTTGTTTGCAAGAAGAAGATGGCTACTTCTCCAGAGACTTTATGTTGCTTTTGTCCACAGCCCTTCAAACAGTTCGTTGAATATGTGGTGAACTtgaagtttgatgaagaaCCTAATTATGCAAAATATATTTCACTTTTTGATGGAATCATTGGCCCAAATCCTGAAATCAGGCCAATAAATACAGATGGTGCTCAAAAG CTCATTTGTCAAGTGGGGCATAAGCGAGGCAGATTGACTTTGGAGGAGGAAGACGATGAACAACCAAAGAAGAAGGTTCGTATGGGCATGCCTGCAACCCAATGGATCAGTGTTTATAATGCTCGGCGGCCAATGAAGCAAAG gTATCACTATAATGTAGCTGATGTAAGGCTTGCGCAGCATATTGAGAAAGGGAATGAGGATGGCTTGTTTATAAGTAGTGTGGCCTCGTGTCAAAATTTATGGGCCTTAATCATGGATGCTGGCACTGGGTTTTCATCACAAGTTTATGAACTTTCACcccattttcttcacaag GAATGGATCATGGAGCAATGGGAAAAGAACTATTACATCACAGCAGTAGCCGGAGTCGTTAATGGGAGCTCATTGGTTGTAATGTCTAAGG GCACACAATACTTGCAACAGTCGTACAAAGTCAGtgattcttttcctttcaaatggATTAACAAAAAGTGGAGAGAGGGATTCTATGTAACGGCAATGGCCACCTCGGGAAGTCGGTGGGGCGTTGTTATGTCCCGTGGTGCAGGATTTTCCGATCAG GTGGTCGAGTTGGATTTCTTATACCCTAGTGAAGGTATTCATCGCCGATGGGACTGTGGGTATCGAATCACTGCAACTGCAGCAACCAGTGACCAAGCAGCCCTCGTTCTCAGCGTGCCAAGGCGAAAGCCTGCTGACGAAACACAAGAGACACTTAGAACATCAGCATTTCCAAGTACCCATGTCAAG GAGAAATGGGCAAAGAACCTTTATATTGCGTCCGTATGTTATGGAAGAACAGTTTCGTGA
- the LOC111807092 gene encoding uncharacterized protein LOC111807092: protein MENNLPVISKRLWKLVRVAYFLLRKGISKSKLILDLNLMMKRGKIAGKAITNLMFHHHYHGGATPSSSADQLPIAVGPDDYEFNCSDSPAFPSLHFPAFHKRRRNQNHTSSFFACAHAPPTLDDDAAAVNAVKAAVEIFNFHSGASSPSLVLGRVRQLRITDSPFPLHDANADSSVDKAADEYISRFYKELRLQPTADEN, encoded by the coding sequence atggaaaacaatCTTCCGGTGATATCCAAAAGGCTCTGGAAATTGGTACGCGTCGCTTATTTCCTCCTCCGTAAAGGCATCTCCAAGAGCAAGCTCATTCTCGACCTCAATCTCATGATGAAGCGCGGCAAAATCGCCGGAAAAGCCATTACAAATCTCATGTTCCACCACCACTATCACGGCGGCGCCACTCCTTCCTCCTCCGCTGATCAACTCCCTATCGCCGTTGGTCCCGATGATTACGAATTCAACTGCAGCGATAGTCCCGCTTTCCCTTCTCTCCACTTCCCTGCCTTCCACAAACGCCGTCGTAACCAAAACCACACCTCCTCCTTCTTCGCGTGTGCTCACGCTCCTCCAACACTTGACGATGACGCTGCTGCCGTTAATGCCGTTAAGGCTGCTGTCGAGATTTTTAACTTCCACAGCGGCGCGTCGTCTCCCTCCCTTGTCTTAGGGCGCGTCCGCCAGCTAAGGATAACGGACTCTCCGTTCCCTCTACATGACGCCAACGCTGATTCATCGGTTGATAAAGCCGCCGATGAATATATCAGCAGGTTTTACAAGGAGCTTAGGCTTCAACCCACGGCCGACGAGAACTGA
- the LOC111807175 gene encoding homeobox-leucine zipper protein ATHB-15 yields the protein MAMSCKDGNKHGIDNGKYVRYTPEQVEALERLYHECPKPSSIRRQQLIRECPILSNIEPKQIKVWFQNRRCREKQRKEASRLQAVNRKLTAMNKLLMEENDRLQKQVSQLVYENGYFRQHTQTTTLGAKDTSCEPVVTSGQHNLASQHPPRDASPAGLLSIAEETLTEFLSKATGTAVEWVQMPGMKPGPDSIGIVAISHGCPGVAARACGLVGLEPTRVAEILKDQPSWFRDCRAVDVLNVLPTANGGTIELLYMQLYAPTTLAPARDFWLLRYTSVLEDGSLVICERSLKNTQNGPTMPPVQHFVRAEMLPSGYLIRPCEGGGSIIHIVDHMDLEPWSVPEVLRPLYESSTVLAQKMTMAALRQLRQIAHEVSQSNGTGWSRRPAALRSLGQRLTRGFNEALNGFNDEGWSVMGNDGMDDVTILVNSSPDKLMGLNISFANGFSAISNAVLCARASMLLQNVPPAILLRFLREHRSEWADNNIDAYSAAAVKVGPWSLPGSRVGSFGNQVILPLAHTIEHEEFLEVIKLEGIGHTPEEAMMPREMFLLQLCSGMDENAIGTCAELIFAPIDASFADDAPLLPSGFRIIPLDSGKEASSPNRTLDLASALEIGPAGNRAPNDSVNSGCSRSVMTIAFEFAFESHMQEHVASMARQYVRSIISSVQRVALALSPSHLSSHGGLRSPLGTPEAQTLARWICNSYRCYLGVELLKSGIEGGELVLKTLWHHSDAIMCCSLKALPVFTFANQAGLDMLETTLVALQDITLEKIFDDHGKKTLCSEFPQIMQQGFACLQGGICLSSMGRPVSYERAVAWKVLNEEENAHCICFMFVNWSFV from the exons atggcTATGTCCTGCAAGGATGGTAACAAACATGGTATCGACAATGGCAAATATGTTCGGTACACACCGGAGCAGGTTGAAGCCCTTGAGCGGCTCTATCATGAATGTCCAAAACCCAGTTCCATTCGTCGTCAGCAGCTTATCAGGGAGTGTCCCATTCTCTCTAATATCGAGCCTAAGCAAATCAAAGTCTGGTTTCAAAATAGAAG ATGTCgtgaaaaacagaggaaagaGGCTTCTCGGCTACAAGCTGTGAACAGGAAGCTTACGGCCATGAATAAGCTTTTAATGGAGGAGAATGATAGGCTGCAGAAGCAGGTTTCGCAGCTGGTGTATGAAAATGGCTATTTCCGCCAGCATACTCAAACT ACGACGCTTGGAGCTAAAGATACAAGTTGTGAACCGGTGGTAACAAGCGGTCAACACAATTTGGCATCTCAGCATCCGCCAAGGGATGCTAGCCCTGCAGG ACTTTTGTCCATTGCAGAAGAGACTTTAACAGAGTTTCTTTCAAAGGCCACTGGAACTGCCGTGGAGTGGGTCCAAATGCCTGGAATGAAG CCTGGTCCGGATTCCATTGGAATCGTTGCTATTTCTCATGGTTGCCCTGGTGTGGCTGCACGTGCCTGCGGCCTGGTGGGTCTAGAACCTACTAGA GTTGCTGAAATCCTCAAGGATCAGCCATCGTGGTTTCGCGATTGCCGAGCTGTGGATGTCCTAAATGTGCTGCCAACAGCCAATGGTGGAACCATTGAGCTGCTTTATATGCAG CTCTATGCGCCTACAACATTGGCGCCTGCTCGAGACTTCTGGTTGTTGCGCTACACTTCTGTTTTGGAAGATGGTAGCCTTGTG ATCTGTGAGAGATCACTCAAGAACACTCAGAATGGTCCAACCATGCCTCCAGTGCAGCATTTTGTCAGAGCCGAGATGTTGCCGAGTGGATATCTGATAAGACCATGTGAAGGAGGTGGTTCGATCATTCATATCGTTGATCATATGGATCTGGAG CCATGGAGTGTTCCAGAAGTATTGCGTCCATTGTATGAATCAAGCACTGTTCTTGCTCAAAAGATGACGATGGCG GCTCTACGCCAGTTGAGGCAGATAGCTCATGAAGTTTCACAGTCAAATGGAACAGGCTGGAGTAGACGCCCTGCAGCCCTACGTTCACTTGGTCAAAGGCTCACCCG GGGGTTTAACGAAGCACTTAACGGGTTCAACGATGAAGGATGGTCCGTGATGGGAAATGATGGCATGGATGATGTAACTATTCTCGTAAATTCATCTCCTGACAAGCTAATGGGATTGAACATTTCATTCGCAAACGGATTTTCTGCCATCAGTAATGCAGTTTTATGTGCTAGAGCATCGATGCTATTGCAG AATGTGCCTCCTGCAATTCTACTGAGGTTTCTGCGGGAGCACCGGTCCGAATGGGCAGACAACAATATCGATGCTTATTCAGCTGCTGCTGTTAAGGTTGGTCCTTGGAGCTTACCAGGGTCCAGAGTTGGAAGTTTTGGGAATCAAGTAATACTTCCTCTGGCTCATACCATCGAGCACGAAGAG TTTCTCGAAGTGATTAAACTGGAAGGCATTGGCCATACTCCTGAAGAGGCAATGATGCCTAGAGAAATGTTTCTTCTGCAA CTCTGCAGTGGAATGGATGAAAACGCTATAGGCACTTGTGCTGAGTTAATCTTTGCTCCAATTGATGCCTCGTTTGCCGACGATGCGCCTCTTTTACCCTCAGGGTTTCGGATCATACCACTTGATTCTGGAAAG GAAGCATCCAGCCCGAATCGCACACTCGATCTTGCTTCTGCTCTTGAAATTGGTCCTGCTGGAAATAGAGCACCAAATGACTCTGTAAATTCTGGGTGTTCAAGGTCTGTAATGACGATTGCGTTTGAATTTGCATTTGAGAGCCATATGCAAGAACATGTGGCATCGATGGCTCGACAATATGTTCGTAGTATTAT ATCATCGGTCCAGAGGGTTGCATTAGCTCTCTCACCTTCTCATTTAAGTTCACACGGCGGACTACGATCTCCACTTGGCACTCCTGAAGCACAGACGCTTGCTCGTTGGATCTGCAACAGTTATAG GTGCTACTTGGGGGTGGAGCTATTAAAATCTGGAATCGAAGGAGGGGAGCTTGTCCTGAAAACATTGTGGCATCATTCAGATGCAATCATGTGCTGCTCTCTAAAG GCATTGCCAGTGTTCACTTTCGCCAATCAGGCAGGCCTCGACATGCTCGAGACAACCTTAGTCGCACTTCAAGACATAACTTTAGAAAAGATATTCGACGACCATGGAAAAAAGACTCTCTGCTCAGAATTTCCACAGATAATGCAACAG GGATTTGCTTGTCTTCAAGGAGGCATATGCCTATCGAGCATGGGCCGACCTGTTTCGTATGAACGAGCCGTAGCTTGGAAGGTGCTAAACGAAGAGGAAAATGCACACTGCATCTGCTTTATGTTTGTGAACTGGTCCTTTGTCTGA
- the LOC111807458 gene encoding protein transport protein SEC13 homolog B-like produces the protein MPVQKIESGHQDTVHDVTMDYYGKRLATASSDQTIKIIGVSNSASQHLATLTGHQGPVWQAAWAHPKFGSLLASCSYDGRVIIWKEGNQNEWSQAHVFDDHKSSVNSIAWAPHELGLCLACGSSDGNISVFTARQDGGWDTSSIDQAHPLGVTSVSWAPSSAPGALVGSGLVDPVHKLCSGGCDNTVKVWKPYNGIWKMDCFPALQMHTDWVRDVAWAPNLGLPKSTIASASQDGQVIIWTVAREGDQWEGKILNDFKTPVWRVSWSMTGNILAVADGNNNVTLWKEDVDGDWQQVTTVEP, from the coding sequence ATGCCTGTTCAGAAGATAGAAAGTGGTCACCAGGACACTGTCCATGATGTTACGATGGATTATTATGGCAAGCGCCTTGCAACAGCTTCATCTGACCAGACCATTAAGATAATTGGAGTCAGTAACTCAGCTTCTCAACATCTAGCCACGCTTACTGGTCACCAAGGACCAGTTTGGCAGGCTGCTTGGGCGCACCCGAAATTCGGGTCGTTGCTAGCTTCGTGTTCTTACGATGGACGAGTGATTATATGGAAGGAGGGCAATCAGAACGAGTGGAGTCAAGCCCATGTTTTTGACGATCATAAGTCCTCAGTTAATTCTATCGCTTGGGCTCCTCATGAATTGGGTCTATGTTTGGCATGTGGTTCCTCTGATGGGAATATTTCAGTTTTCACTGCAAGGCAGGATGGTGGTTGGGATACATCAAGCATTGACCAAGCTCATCCACTTGGTGTCACATCGGTCTCATGGGCCCCTTCATCTGCACCAGGTGCTCTTGTTGGTTCTGGCTTGGTTGATCCTGTTCATAAGCTCTGCTCCGGTGGTTGTGATAATACTGTGAAGGTTTGGAAACCGTATAATGGAATCTGGAAGATGGACTGTTTCCCTGCACTTCAGATGCATACTGATTGGGTTAGGGATGTTGCATGGGCGCCAAACCTCGGGCTACCGAAATCTACAATTGCAAGTGCTTCTCAGGATGGACAGGTTATCATATGGACGGTAGCCAGGGAAGGGGATCAATGGGAAGGGAAGATATTGAATGATTTCAAAACTCCTGTCTGGAGGGTCTCATGGTCTATGACTGGGAACATCTTGGCTGTGGCGGATGGGAACAACAATGTGACTTTGTGGAAGGAGGATGTTGATGGGGACTGGCAACAGGTGACGACTGTTGAGCCATAG
- the LOC111806655 gene encoding NADP-dependent malic enzyme-like isoform X2, producing the protein MASLNRCVFLNKTPISSSCSPLSLKRHSESLKLSSVRSERNDRVLMESSLKDSVLELDPVSAVNDGVLGFYGEVMPMEDQGVTPWTVSVASGYTLLRNPHHNKGLAFTDKERDTHYLRGLLPPTVISQDLQVKKLLYRIRQYQVPLQKYMAMMDLQESNEKLFYKLLIEHVEELLPVVYTPTVGEACQKYGSIFRRPQGLYISLREKGKILEVLRNWPEMGIQVIVVTDGERILGLGDLGCQGMGIPVGKLSLYSALGGVRPSACLPVTIDVGTNNDKLLNDEFYIGLRQKRATGQEYEELVHEFMAAVKQNYGEKILIQFEDFANHNAFDLLEKYGKTHLVFNDDIQGTASVVLAGLIAALKLVGGTLADHKFLFLGAGEAGTGIAELIALEMFKKMNTPLEDARKKIWLVDSKGLIVSSRKESLQHFKKPWAHEHEPIQDLVDAVKDIKPTVLIGTSGVGRTFTKDVVEAMAAINKKPIILALSNPTSQSECTAEEAYTWTEGRAIFASGSPFDPVEYNGNVFVPGQANNAYIFPGFGLGLIMSGTIRVRDDMLLAASEALAAQVTQENLDKGLIFPPFTNIRKISANIAAKVAAKAYELGLAGRLPQPKDLVKHAESCMYTPSYPNYR; encoded by the exons ATGGCTTCGTTGAATCGATGCGTTTTTCTG AATAAGACGCCAATTTCCAGTTCTTGTAGTCCTTTATCTCTGAAACGGCACTCGGAATCGTTGAAGCTTTCTTCTGTGAGATCAGAAAGAAACGACAGGGTTTTGATGGAGAGCTCATTGAAGGATTCGGTTCTTGAGTTGGACCCTGTTTCCGCTGTTAACGATGGGGTTCTTGGCTTCTACGGCGAGGTCATGCCCATGGAGGATCAGGGGGTCACTCCCTGGACCGTCTCTGTTGCTAG TGGATATACTTTACTGCGAAATCCACATCACAATAAGGGTTTAGCCTTCACGGATAAAGAAAGAGATACTCACTACTTGCGTGGTCTTTTGCCTCCTACTGTCATTTCTCAAGATCTTCAG GTGAAAAAGTTGTTGTACAGGATACGGCAGTATCAAGTTCCTCTGCAGAAATACATGGCCATGATGGATCTTCAG GAAAGCAATGAAAAGTTGTTCTATAAGCTTCTGATTGAGCATGTTGAGGAGTTGCTTCCGGTGGTTTATACTCCAACTGTAGGAGAAGCATGCCAGAAATATGGAAGCATCTTCAGGCGGCCACAGGGTCTTTATATTAGTTTGAGGGAGAA AGGGAAGATCTTAGAGGTTTTACGAAACTGGCCTGAGATGGGTATTCAAGTCATTGTTGTTACTGATGGTGAACGGATCCTTGGATTGGGTGATCTTGGCTGCCAG GGCATGGGGATTCCAGTTGGAAAGCTTTCGCTCTATAGTGCTCTTGGCGGTGTTCGTCCTTCTGCA TGCTTGCCTGTGACGATCGACGTCGGGACGAACAATGACAAGCTGTTGAATGATGAGTTCTACATTGGGCTCAGGCAAAAGAGGGCTACTGGTCAG GAATATGAGGAGCTTGTCCACGAATTCATGGCTGCAGTCAAACAGAattatggagagaaaattctCATTCAG TTTGAAGATTTCGCTAACCACAATGCCTTCGATCTGTTAGAAAAATATGGCAAGACTCACCTTGTTTTTAACGATGATATTCAG GGGACAGCATCCGTGGTCCTTGCAGGGCTTATTGCAGCTCTGAAGCTAGTTGGTGGAACATTGGCTGACCATAAATTCCTATTTCTTGGCGCTGGAGAG GCTGGCACAGGGATTGCAGAACTCATTGCTTTAGAGATGTTCAAAAAG ATGAATACCCCTTTGGAAGATGCTCGCAAGAAAATATGGCTTGTCGATTCGAAG GGTCTCATTGTTAGTTCTCGCAAGGAATCACTCCAACACTTCAAGAAACCTTGGGCACACGAGCACGAACCAATTCAAGATCTTGTTGATGCTGTGAAG GATATCAAACCAACAGTGTTGATTGGGACATCAGGCGTGGGAAGGACATTCACTAAAGACGTCGTGGAGGCGATGGCCGCCATTAACAAG AAACCAATTATTCTTGCTCTTTCAAACCCCACTTCTCAGTCTGAATGCACTGCTGAAGAGGCGTATACATGGACTGAG GGCCGTGCTATTTTTGCTAGCGGCAGTCCATTTGACCCTGTTGAATACAACGGAAATGTCTTTGTACCTGGACAG GCAAATAATGCTTATATTTTTCCTGGCTTTGGTCTTGGATTGATCATGTCCGGTACCATCCGTGTTCGTGATGACATGCTCCTAGCAGCCT CGGAAGCTCTTGCTGCACAGGTTACACAAGAGAACTTGGACAAGGGACTCATATTCCCTCCATTTACCAACATCAGAAAGATTTCAGCAAATATTGCAGCAAAAGTAGCTGCAAAGGCTTATGAACTTGGTTTGGCCGGTCGCCTTCCTCAACCAAAGGACTTGGTGAAGCATGCCGAGAGCTGTATGTACACTCCTTCTTACCCAAACTATCGGTGA